In Geminocystis sp. NIES-3708, a single window of DNA contains:
- a CDS encoding Crp/Fnr family transcriptional regulator, translating to MISNNLTSSNKLLNHLSLSEYQQIAPYFQEVTLKAGQILYDPYDPITFAYFPLTAMISLVSIMENGATTEIGLIGNEGMIGLPIFLGGEYTTSQVIVQIAGTSLKIKAQILKQEFAKGGTLQKILLLYTQARLTQIAQSATCNRQHKIEARLARWLLSVYDSVLIDELPLTQEFISNMLGVRRAGVTIAANGLQKKSIISYNRGKIVILDHEKLKETSCECYRVVEEEFIRLIGARRG from the coding sequence TTGATTAGCAACAACTTAACTTCTTCAAATAAATTACTTAATCATTTATCTCTTTCCGAATATCAACAAATTGCTCCATATTTTCAAGAAGTTACATTAAAAGCAGGACAAATACTGTATGATCCTTACGATCCCATTACATTTGCCTATTTTCCCTTGACGGCAATGATTTCTTTAGTATCGATCATGGAAAATGGTGCAACCACAGAAATTGGTTTGATTGGTAATGAAGGCATGATTGGATTACCGATATTTTTAGGTGGAGAATATACGACGAGTCAGGTAATTGTACAAATAGCGGGGACAAGTCTCAAAATAAAAGCTCAGATATTAAAACAAGAATTTGCTAAAGGTGGAACATTACAAAAAATATTATTACTTTATACTCAAGCTAGATTAACACAAATTGCTCAAAGTGCAACCTGTAATCGACAACATAAAATAGAAGCAAGATTAGCTCGTTGGTTGTTATCGGTTTATGATTCGGTGTTGATAGATGAATTACCATTAACCCAAGAATTTATTTCTAATATGTTGGGAGTTCGTCGTGCAGGAGTAACTATAGCGGCAAATGGGTTACAAAAAAAAAGCATAATCAGCTATAACAGAGGAAAAATTGTTATTCTTGATCACGAAAAATTAAAAGAAACTTCCTGTGAATGTTATCGAGTGGTGGAAGAAGAATTTATCAGATTAATAGGCGCTCGAAGAGGTTAA